A window of Zingiber officinale cultivar Zhangliang chromosome 5A, Zo_v1.1, whole genome shotgun sequence contains these coding sequences:
- the LOC121982447 gene encoding two-component response regulator ORR6-like, which produces MASSRGGDGERQIHVLAVDDSSVDRAMIAKLLRSSKYKVTAVDSGKKALELLGLEPNVNMIITDYWMPEMTGFELLKIVKESSELRQIPVVIMSSENVPSRINRCLEEGAEDFLLKPVRPSDVSRLCSRMR; this is translated from the exons ATGGCGTCGTCGAGGGGAGGAGACGGGGAGCGCCAGATCCATGTGCTGGCCGTCGACGACAGCTCCGTCGACCGCGCCATGATCGCCAAGCTCCTCCGCAGCTCCAAGTACAAGG TGACGGCTGTAGACAGCGGGAAGAAGGCGCTGGAGCTGTTGGGGCTG GAGCCGAATGTCAACATGATCATCACAGATTACTGGATGCCGGAGATGACTGGATTTGAGCTTCTCAAGATTGTTAAG GAGTCCTCTGAGCTAAGGCAAATCCCTGTGGTCATAATGTCATCTGAGAACGTTCCTAGCAGAATCAACAG GTGTTTGGAGGAAGGAGCAGAGGATTTCCTGCTGAAGCCTGTGAGGCCTTCAGACGTGTCTCGGTTGTGCAGTAGAATGAGATAG